The following are encoded together in the Pseudoalteromonas carrageenovora IAM 12662 genome:
- a CDS encoding DUF4041 domain-containing protein: protein MDNNLLILAGISLLAVLLTYIVTKRSADKKVGQYKSIDEALKKAKEEHETLKKANESLQQTNEIAKQALSKINAETADLQALKGQDDSLKVSILEQQQSLDAAQNTLNELNANIEKSEQDLNELMGGIDLYSRLDEYTAHGHFEMPQYLYETSTRYSEEIKDIRQQQKDMIKAKTAVTFPETTVISNDKSLNKKILNGQVKLMLTAFNIECDMLIGKVSPSSFGRTLERIEKLANNLEKSAATMECGFDIDYIELKFEECKLQYQYTLKKQEEIAEQKLIKEQIREEQRAIKEFEKAIAEAEKEEKMYRNLLDKAQQELAQANEQERSEMEQRIAILELQLAEAEAKEERAKSMAEQTRKGHVYVISNIGSFGEDVYKIGLTRRLEPMDRVKELGDASVPFPFDVHAMIYTDDAPALETALHREFHSQRVNAVNIRKEFFSVDLEEIKDAVEKIAGVDAQFKMTALAEDYYESLRLSDAA, encoded by the coding sequence ATGGATAATAATTTACTGATATTAGCAGGCATATCTTTGTTAGCAGTTTTGCTGACCTATATAGTGACGAAACGCTCTGCGGATAAAAAAGTTGGACAGTACAAGTCAATAGATGAAGCGTTAAAGAAAGCCAAAGAAGAGCACGAGACATTAAAGAAAGCAAATGAATCTCTTCAGCAAACTAATGAGATAGCAAAGCAGGCGCTTTCCAAAATTAACGCTGAAACTGCCGACCTACAAGCTTTGAAAGGACAAGATGACTCTCTTAAAGTTAGTATTCTAGAGCAGCAACAGTCTCTTGACGCGGCCCAAAACACTCTAAATGAACTTAATGCCAATATTGAAAAGAGCGAACAGGATCTGAACGAGCTTATGGGTGGGATAGACTTGTATTCACGACTCGATGAATATACTGCTCATGGTCATTTTGAAATGCCACAATATCTCTACGAAACATCAACTCGCTATTCTGAAGAGATCAAAGACATACGGCAGCAGCAAAAAGACATGATTAAAGCGAAAACCGCAGTCACCTTCCCTGAAACGACCGTTATTTCTAATGATAAGTCTTTGAATAAAAAAATCCTCAATGGTCAAGTTAAGCTAATGCTAACTGCGTTCAATATTGAATGTGACATGCTTATTGGCAAGGTTTCACCAAGCTCATTTGGTCGTACGCTGGAACGAATCGAGAAACTAGCAAACAATCTAGAAAAGTCAGCTGCGACAATGGAGTGTGGCTTTGATATTGACTACATCGAACTAAAATTCGAAGAATGTAAGCTTCAGTATCAATATACCCTGAAGAAGCAGGAAGAAATTGCCGAGCAGAAGCTCATCAAAGAGCAAATTCGTGAAGAGCAGAGAGCAATAAAGGAGTTTGAAAAAGCTATTGCTGAAGCTGAGAAAGAAGAAAAAATGTATCGAAACCTTCTTGATAAAGCTCAGCAAGAGCTTGCTCAAGCTAATGAACAAGAACGTAGTGAAATGGAACAAAGAATAGCCATTCTAGAGCTGCAATTGGCCGAAGCTGAAGCCAAAGAAGAACGTGCCAAGAGTATGGCGGAACAAACTCGTAAGGGCCATGTGTACGTGATAAGTAACATTGGTTCCTTTGGAGAAGATGTTTACAAGATAGGTTTAACGCGTAGGCTAGAGCCTATGGACAGAGTTAAAGAGCTTGGTGATGCCAGTGTACCATTCCCATTTGACGTACATGCCATGATTTATACTGATGATGCACCTGCACTCGAAACAGCTTTGCACCGTGAATTCCATTCTCAACGTGTTAATGCAGTTAACATTCGTAAGGAGTTCTTCAGTGTCGATCTAGAGGAAATTAAAGATGCCGTTGAAAAGATCGCTGGAGTAGATGCTCAGTTCAAAATGACCGCTCTGGCGGAAGACTATTACGAAAGCCTCCGTCTTAGTGATGCCGCATGA
- a CDS encoding NYN domain-containing protein, with translation MEKVFAVLVDGENFKSEAFPRVLAEVEKHGSVALKWVYADWTNGCSKSWENVLEITASRPKQQFHYTKKDDADHALIMDAIELINNNKRINSVCLVTSDGGFASLAQRIREYGIYSMVIGEKKSPKRLIRACENFVDINNIDFDDIIETDKDLDLEALLIKAYNRAEIDGEAYLGNFGTAIKRIDPSFDYRNYQVASLKKLIKSCDDIFHITQETNDRFYFTLKMKLEGVEGKLTKCFKGQGYGFANYNKSKFFVHKSEFINPEDWKNVNPGSIIKFQFDEKNSKNGNEIRALNISIAS, from the coding sequence ATGGAAAAAGTATTTGCAGTTTTAGTTGATGGTGAGAATTTTAAATCAGAAGCCTTTCCACGGGTGCTAGCCGAAGTTGAAAAGCACGGTTCAGTAGCGCTGAAGTGGGTATACGCTGACTGGACGAACGGTTGCAGTAAATCATGGGAGAATGTTCTGGAGATAACCGCCTCTCGGCCCAAACAACAGTTTCACTATACTAAAAAAGATGATGCTGACCATGCCTTGATTATGGACGCAATAGAGTTAATTAATAATAACAAGCGTATAAACTCTGTGTGTTTGGTTACCAGTGATGGCGGTTTCGCTAGTTTAGCTCAACGTATAAGAGAATACGGTATTTACAGTATGGTTATAGGTGAGAAAAAATCACCCAAGAGATTAATTAGGGCTTGTGAAAACTTTGTCGATATAAATAACATAGATTTTGACGATATAATTGAAACTGACAAAGATCTTGATTTAGAGGCTTTATTAATTAAAGCATATAACCGTGCCGAAATTGATGGAGAAGCTTACCTAGGGAATTTTGGAACTGCAATCAAACGAATTGACCCCTCTTTCGACTATCGTAATTATCAAGTTGCTAGTCTCAAGAAACTTATAAAAAGCTGTGATGATATTTTCCATATTACCCAAGAGACTAATGATCGCTTTTATTTCACTCTTAAGATGAAATTAGAAGGTGTCGAAGGCAAGCTTACCAAATGTTTTAAAGGTCAAGGGTATGGTTTTGCTAATTATAATAAAAGTAAGTTTTTTGTTCATAAAAGTGAATTCATTAACCCTGAAGATTGGAAGAATGTAAATCCAGGCTCAATAATCAAGTTCCAATTTGACGAGAAAAATTCGAAAAATGGGAATGAGATCCGTGCTTTAAATATATCCATCGCTAGTTAA
- a CDS encoding SLATT domain-containing protein — MVALADNIWWTRKSRIQTEKRLLSNAFHSQVILLWYSFFSVAVSVYYLKNPQNGIESISWVVYSVLVLCISGFINGLSFKERANLIKECYESLNSILYQASMPNADLTNLSATYESKLNACENHTDKDFAIAICQEYWASTSSTRQISKDFHSDTSENKQLSKQALTRIPTSHHWYLAASYFITRLLILMFFYVLPVLILLALNSSIFLSDLTFTG, encoded by the coding sequence ATGGTGGCTTTAGCAGACAATATTTGGTGGACAAGAAAATCACGAATTCAAACTGAAAAACGACTTTTGTCTAACGCTTTTCACTCACAAGTAATACTACTCTGGTATTCATTCTTTTCTGTTGCCGTATCCGTTTATTATCTAAAGAACCCACAAAATGGAATCGAGTCGATCTCTTGGGTTGTATATTCTGTCCTCGTACTTTGCATTTCAGGTTTCATCAACGGGCTTTCATTTAAGGAAAGAGCAAATTTAATCAAAGAATGTTATGAAAGTTTGAATAGCATTTTGTATCAAGCCTCCATGCCAAATGCTGATTTGACCAATTTATCAGCAACTTACGAATCTAAATTAAATGCTTGTGAAAACCACACAGACAAAGATTTTGCCATCGCAATATGCCAAGAGTATTGGGCAAGCACCAGTAGCACAAGACAAATAAGCAAAGATTTCCATTCAGACACCTCGGAAAACAAACAACTATCAAAACAAGCTCTTACTAGAATACCAACTTCACATCATTGGTATTTAGCAGCATCTTATTTTATTACTAGGTTGTTAATTCTTATGTTTTTCTATGTCTTGCCAGTACTGATATTGCTTGCATTAAATTCGTCTATATTCTTATCCGATCTAACTTTTACTGGTTGA
- a CDS encoding ATP-binding protein, whose amino-acid sequence MFEVKSSAITYTGYEYQTLHGVKLLASWLNSPTRYKRIGFEVDDSEDCIPQGIDDIVCERQNLKRDYIQVKFTPNTDNNLLSWEWLLKKSGKTERSRTLLQKFSDAIDDISIENTENVILLTNKIPERDVECALNDNKIIYDLIPIETQDEIVVQLGSEEKARLLFSVLDVHHSDLSYKTLSIDIEESLRKLTDEAGVHRLINKSRDWSKFKNQPTEGGWITLEDIRGVISTKRPEPIPQSFIIPEHYVLPDEDFHQYFLQKIIQLESNIHVLTGSPGKGKSTYLSYFCEELKEHKIPYVRHHYFLSLDDRTNDRLSPRIVSEDLMTQITSKYDVVDLNKYESENLNLALKECGDFNKKNKTPFVVIIDGLDHVWRDNNKNKKPLDELFNQLIPTHDNVVLVIGTQPVNEAMLPDSLIRECPKSEWDELPAMTGNAIKCYLEYQLKSNRLKQTFHEEIKGEVLNESAEALTSITNGYPLHVIYSCEYLISSGNGLSKYAIEQLPPCEDGKIETYYKSIWRTLNGPQKDILHLCCDFNFLWPQNSFSDLLEENPLNTPSVDSVVHLLHDSLSGLRPFHESLIVFVKTVAEHEARVDKLLPKVCHWLENSAPEHINACWLWLCKGRLGDEIPLREGITRTWVLERLSEGYDDSSILRLLECAEHYAFMEFKFDEAYSHRSLKARLINGPNFQLEDLSKLKISSLVSAPSCLINELIAMKAEYSPKMLSILAITLWYREDEYNAKKITELALSRHRSELDIYSSRMQSNSRSDDLLLIRASVITECFDGAWLSNNEHILKWPTEYINEFITALKIKGDLRLLIKLHSKVTNENTKYLIETATIMLSIVEEVDLTAWKEFNNFKHSHLSILYKEVGKVKQLPISTIYSVGGGNITPKVSYDEWFYESLLVRLNASGDFCWLSVNVERERIDLSKYYKQLCIFADMFSEIFIEHGEVTFDDLCFMSTAIEESTSTNWNIRREDIKFKRDWIRIAANCAVVFSRSKIDYTILKNAFEIDVLDIEWFRLWYYESGDNLLTDEAVNLLIEKDITHQAHTLEDTNARTNRNVELASIALRHANYDSMKWHTKLSWDYVLGYVHHKDMTINDTIEAIEYIADRDLDKAVNLLERVAPLAFNVCEFTDGDHTRFALSDIARISAKYNISAIASKYNQEVNDGEWYHADTSLEYFLKYTDLSSIFAKALSFTGLTNDQLKIISSRAGDGDLSAQNIIDELNRSGIEISIDENKEEDVAKDESKLNPADYLPSQFDILLTCRPSKEFYLMWYNFWLTRGEESELVNHLYSILLEKELDLGNSKYLLDPLFVSCRQIYGPRKAFNVLVKAQVEMRGWSSWYETSEASFDRLKKVAKHYPSRVNEFLSKTTTQIDPWSKEVGNLIIPNKTLAFLLAEANRVDEANSLALSMICEIEKETANLPLVQPNWSWVVGESEDLKNANILISRLAWPVPKIKLQVASQIAGLLCDKTHTVNIERLLLAELARKLLESEVVEILVVFWLAKQKGYEAKENIAFYIKARSRLSDMILDVILSKIDGYGEYAKELVPDFNDYANDFGFQKAQGTEVPLAFHSELENLEEKTGIPFLILYHSEWISSCERIKPRWDNIDYFLSSDRKSTGNFFTRNSHRGRSAFLNVLNIAENVFGMPRDYSESVSTLAFPVEPVYVTSIQNKPVWLPEWEFGQDVSESNIRKYLGNCITNYSEVLDLGALSFPLKIDSNKWIDITILLAKKTNQYDVDFNISRGDIGFSFGDKLRTDLQFKIKLSSYSKYDNCHPLFGTIHPLTRIGYWQIDLESRGLYIPLTDEKISAKHNAFQTSLFLGEKQIAESIFWPSVHSLSHPKKIKSLYGTCTIFDHNNNAWLERELQDKPDIYLCSVSVLTRENHYDDFNIDEYNFSLDQY is encoded by the coding sequence ATGTTCGAGGTCAAATCAAGCGCAATAACTTATACAGGATATGAATATCAAACACTACATGGTGTTAAATTGTTAGCTAGTTGGTTAAATTCTCCAACTAGATACAAGCGCATTGGTTTCGAGGTCGATGACTCTGAAGACTGTATTCCCCAAGGTATTGATGACATCGTTTGTGAGCGACAAAATTTAAAGCGTGATTATATACAAGTGAAATTCACCCCAAATACTGATAATAATCTGCTTTCTTGGGAGTGGTTACTGAAAAAAAGTGGAAAAACGGAAAGGTCACGTACTTTACTTCAAAAATTTTCAGATGCAATTGATGATATTTCAATTGAAAACACAGAAAACGTTATTTTACTCACGAACAAAATACCAGAAAGAGACGTTGAATGTGCGTTAAATGATAATAAAATTATTTACGATCTAATACCAATAGAAACACAAGATGAAATAGTAGTGCAACTTGGTAGTGAAGAAAAAGCTAGACTCTTATTTTCTGTTCTAGACGTTCATCACAGTGACCTAAGTTATAAAACATTAAGTATCGATATAGAAGAATCATTAAGAAAGTTAACCGATGAGGCTGGCGTACACCGCCTAATTAATAAATCTAGGGACTGGTCTAAATTTAAAAATCAGCCGACTGAAGGTGGTTGGATTACGCTCGAAGATATAAGGGGCGTGATATCTACGAAACGTCCAGAACCAATACCTCAAAGTTTTATTATTCCAGAGCACTATGTGTTACCGGATGAAGATTTTCACCAATATTTTCTACAAAAAATCATCCAACTTGAATCGAATATACATGTACTTACAGGCTCCCCTGGTAAGGGGAAAAGCACTTATTTAAGTTATTTCTGTGAGGAATTAAAAGAGCATAAAATCCCATATGTGAGACACCACTATTTTCTTTCGTTAGACGATCGAACCAATGACCGTTTAAGTCCAAGGATAGTTTCTGAAGATTTGATGACTCAAATTACGAGTAAATATGATGTTGTAGATTTAAATAAATATGAATCGGAAAATTTAAATTTAGCGTTAAAAGAATGTGGCGATTTTAACAAAAAAAACAAAACTCCTTTTGTGGTTATTATCGATGGTTTAGATCATGTGTGGCGGGATAATAATAAAAACAAAAAACCACTTGATGAGTTATTCAATCAGTTAATTCCCACCCATGATAATGTTGTTTTAGTTATAGGCACGCAACCTGTAAATGAAGCCATGCTGCCAGATTCATTGATTAGAGAATGCCCAAAAAGTGAATGGGATGAGTTACCTGCAATGACAGGTAATGCAATAAAATGCTATTTGGAGTATCAATTAAAATCAAATCGTCTTAAGCAAACGTTCCATGAGGAAATCAAAGGTGAAGTTTTAAACGAGTCTGCCGAAGCTCTCACATCAATTACAAATGGTTACCCACTGCATGTTATATATTCCTGTGAATATTTAATCTCGTCAGGAAATGGGCTTTCTAAATATGCAATAGAACAGCTTCCTCCATGTGAAGACGGTAAAATTGAAACTTATTACAAATCGATTTGGCGTACATTGAATGGTCCTCAAAAAGATATTTTACACTTATGCTGTGACTTTAATTTTCTTTGGCCACAGAATTCATTTTCTGACCTGTTGGAAGAGAACCCTCTTAACACTCCTAGTGTTGATAGCGTTGTACATTTACTTCATGATTCATTATCTGGCTTGAGACCTTTTCATGAAAGTTTAATTGTATTTGTTAAAACCGTTGCTGAACATGAAGCTAGAGTTGATAAGCTCTTACCCAAAGTATGTCATTGGCTTGAAAATAGTGCTCCAGAACATATTAATGCATGCTGGCTTTGGCTATGTAAAGGACGTTTAGGTGACGAAATACCTCTTAGAGAAGGCATAACTAGAACGTGGGTACTTGAACGATTATCTGAAGGTTATGATGACAGTAGTATTTTAAGATTACTTGAATGCGCGGAGCATTATGCGTTTATGGAGTTTAAGTTCGATGAAGCTTATAGCCATCGTTCTTTAAAAGCGCGGTTGATTAATGGTCCAAATTTTCAGCTCGAGGACTTATCAAAATTGAAGATAAGCAGTTTAGTTTCTGCTCCTTCGTGTTTGATAAATGAACTAATAGCAATGAAAGCTGAGTATTCACCTAAGATGCTGTCTATCTTAGCAATTACTCTTTGGTATAGAGAGGATGAATATAATGCTAAAAAAATTACTGAACTAGCCCTTAGTCGTCACCGCAGTGAATTAGATATATATAGCTCGAGAATGCAAAGTAATAGCCGTTCTGACGATTTACTTCTTATTCGAGCATCTGTGATAACAGAGTGTTTTGATGGAGCATGGTTAAGCAATAATGAACACATACTTAAATGGCCTACCGAATATATAAATGAGTTTATTACTGCTTTAAAAATTAAGGGTGACTTAAGATTATTAATCAAGTTGCATAGTAAGGTTACCAATGAAAACACTAAATATTTAATCGAAACTGCGACGATCATGTTAAGTATTGTGGAAGAGGTAGATTTAACAGCTTGGAAAGAATTTAATAATTTTAAACATAGTCATCTATCAATCTTATATAAGGAAGTAGGTAAAGTTAAACAACTACCAATCTCTACAATCTACAGTGTCGGGGGGGGTAATATAACGCCTAAAGTTTCTTACGATGAGTGGTTTTATGAAAGTTTACTTGTTCGCTTAAATGCCAGTGGTGACTTCTGCTGGCTTTCTGTAAACGTAGAACGTGAACGAATCGATCTGTCTAAATATTACAAACAGCTTTGTATTTTTGCTGATATGTTCTCTGAGATTTTTATAGAACACGGAGAAGTAACTTTTGATGACTTATGTTTCATGAGCACTGCTATAGAAGAAAGCACCTCAACAAATTGGAACATAAGGCGAGAAGATATTAAATTTAAGCGAGATTGGATACGTATCGCAGCAAATTGTGCAGTAGTGTTCAGTCGAAGTAAGATTGATTATACCATATTAAAAAATGCATTCGAAATTGATGTATTAGACATTGAATGGTTTAGGCTTTGGTACTATGAGAGTGGAGACAACTTACTTACTGATGAAGCTGTAAATCTATTAATTGAAAAAGATATTACTCACCAAGCTCATACATTAGAGGATACGAATGCAAGAACAAATAGAAATGTGGAACTAGCTTCAATTGCTTTACGTCATGCTAATTATGATTCGATGAAATGGCACACTAAGCTGTCATGGGATTACGTATTAGGCTATGTACACCATAAAGACATGACGATTAATGATACTATAGAAGCTATAGAATACATTGCGGATAGAGATCTTGACAAGGCTGTCAATTTATTAGAGCGGGTAGCTCCTTTAGCCTTTAATGTGTGCGAGTTTACTGATGGTGACCATACTCGGTTTGCTTTATCTGATATTGCTAGGATTAGCGCTAAATACAATATTTCTGCAATAGCTTCAAAATACAATCAAGAAGTCAATGACGGAGAGTGGTATCACGCAGATACTTCTCTTGAATACTTTTTGAAGTACACAGATCTTTCATCAATTTTCGCGAAAGCACTTTCTTTCACTGGGTTAACGAATGACCAGTTGAAAATCATATCGAGTCGAGCAGGTGATGGGGATTTATCTGCTCAAAATATAATTGACGAGTTAAACCGCTCTGGTATTGAAATTTCCATAGACGAAAATAAAGAAGAAGATGTAGCGAAGGATGAAAGTAAGTTAAATCCTGCTGATTATCTTCCTAGCCAATTTGATATTCTGTTAACTTGCCGACCTTCGAAAGAATTTTATTTAATGTGGTATAACTTCTGGCTTACTAGAGGAGAAGAGTCAGAGTTAGTAAATCATCTATATTCTATTTTATTGGAAAAAGAGCTAGATCTAGGGAATTCTAAATATCTTCTAGACCCTTTATTTGTTAGTTGTAGACAAATATATGGACCTCGGAAAGCGTTTAACGTACTTGTGAAAGCTCAAGTCGAAATGCGAGGTTGGTCTTCTTGGTATGAGACTTCAGAAGCTTCATTTGATAGACTTAAAAAGGTGGCTAAACATTATCCAAGCAGAGTTAATGAATTCTTGTCTAAAACTACCACTCAGATTGATCCTTGGAGCAAAGAGGTAGGTAATTTAATCATCCCTAATAAAACATTAGCATTCCTCTTAGCCGAAGCTAATAGAGTAGATGAAGCTAATTCATTAGCTTTATCAATGATTTGTGAAATTGAAAAAGAAACTGCTAATTTACCTTTAGTACAACCTAATTGGTCATGGGTGGTTGGGGAATCCGAAGATTTAAAAAATGCAAATATATTGATTAGTCGACTTGCCTGGCCTGTACCTAAAATTAAACTCCAAGTTGCTAGCCAAATAGCTGGTTTACTCTGTGACAAAACTCATACAGTTAACATCGAGAGGCTATTGCTTGCTGAATTAGCAAGAAAATTATTAGAATCAGAAGTTGTTGAAATACTAGTGGTATTCTGGTTGGCAAAGCAGAAAGGCTATGAAGCAAAAGAAAATATAGCTTTTTATATAAAAGCTCGCTCTAGACTCTCAGATATGATTTTAGATGTAATACTGTCGAAAATTGATGGCTATGGTGAATATGCAAAAGAACTCGTACCTGATTTTAATGATTATGCAAATGATTTTGGCTTTCAGAAAGCGCAAGGAACCGAAGTACCACTAGCTTTCCATTCTGAATTAGAAAATCTAGAAGAAAAAACTGGAATTCCTTTCTTGATTTTATATCACTCAGAATGGATAAGCAGTTGTGAGCGAATAAAACCTCGTTGGGATAATATTGATTATTTCCTGAGTAGTGATCGTAAAAGTACTGGTAATTTTTTTACTCGTAATAGTCATCGAGGTCGGTCAGCATTTCTCAATGTTCTAAATATAGCGGAAAACGTATTTGGCATGCCTCGTGATTATTCAGAATCTGTTTCTACTCTTGCTTTTCCTGTAGAGCCTGTATATGTAACATCTATTCAGAATAAGCCAGTTTGGCTACCTGAATGGGAGTTTGGTCAAGATGTATCTGAAAGTAATATACGTAAATATTTAGGTAATTGTATAACTAATTATAGTGAGGTTTTGGATCTTGGAGCGTTGTCGTTTCCTCTCAAGATTGATTCAAACAAGTGGATCGATATAACGATTCTTTTAGCGAAAAAAACAAATCAATATGATGTGGATTTTAATATATCACGTGGTGATATTGGATTTAGTTTTGGAGATAAACTAAGGACTGATTTACAATTTAAGATCAAACTTAGCTCTTACAGTAAGTATGATAACTGCCACCCATTATTTGGTACTATTCATCCTCTTACAAGGATAGGGTATTGGCAAATTGATCTTGAATCGAGAGGGCTGTATATACCGCTTACTGATGAAAAAATCAGCGCTAAGCATAATGCTTTTCAAACATCACTTTTTTTGGGTGAGAAACAGATTGCAGAATCTATATTTTGGCCTTCAGTACATTCTTTATCTCACCCCAAAAAAATCAAATCACTTTATGGCACGTGTACCATATTCGATCACAATAATAATGCATGGTTAGAAAGAGAGTTACAAGATAAGCCAGATATTTATCTCTGTTCTGTATCAGTTTTAACTCGAGAAAATCACTATGATGATTTCAATATTGATGAATATAATTTTAGTCTTGACCAGTACTAG
- a CDS encoding Y-family DNA polymerase, producing MFALVDAVAFYASAEKVFDPSIRSKPVVVLTNNDGCICAICPIARKLNIPKFQPFFKIKNYLEQHHVVVRSSNYELYADLSEKMMTVINRFCDDHYVYSIDESFLRFTGFSKIINDWADYGHTIRRAVWRETGLPVGAGFGTTPTLAKAANHAAKKLSGYNGVAVINDEKSRKEILMRMDVTDVWGIGSRLGKKLKLMQINTAWDLACQNPKAMRRMFSVVVERTVSELNGIACLSWDEVKQDKKEIYSTRSFGERVTDLTTLKSALVTHAAIVGRKLRRQKSLTKRIVIFAASSPHEDEHYKKSLLYEFPIPTSDTSVIAKAVSAVIDEIYKPNTRFYRCGIGAVELESESFQQADMFSVSEDKPKMMACLDTINKRYGVGTLSIGSEKLTQTWNMKRAFLSPHYTTRWTDIPIIKCD from the coding sequence ATGTTTGCCCTCGTAGATGCTGTCGCTTTTTACGCGAGCGCGGAGAAGGTATTTGACCCTTCGATTCGCTCAAAACCGGTTGTAGTACTTACAAATAACGATGGATGTATTTGCGCCATTTGCCCTATTGCAAGAAAGCTTAATATCCCTAAATTTCAGCCTTTCTTCAAGATTAAAAACTATTTAGAACAGCACCATGTCGTGGTTCGCTCTTCTAATTATGAGCTTTACGCTGATTTAAGTGAAAAAATGATGACTGTTATAAACAGATTTTGTGATGACCATTATGTTTATAGTATTGATGAATCGTTTTTACGATTTACGGGGTTCTCTAAAATCATCAATGACTGGGCTGACTATGGACATACAATACGCCGAGCTGTGTGGCGAGAAACAGGTTTACCTGTTGGGGCTGGCTTTGGCACAACACCTACCCTAGCAAAAGCGGCCAACCATGCAGCAAAAAAACTATCTGGGTACAACGGTGTGGCCGTTATTAACGATGAAAAATCTCGTAAAGAAATACTTATGCGCATGGATGTGACTGATGTCTGGGGTATCGGCTCTCGTTTAGGAAAAAAGCTTAAGTTAATGCAAATTAATACTGCCTGGGACTTGGCTTGCCAAAACCCTAAAGCAATGAGGCGTATGTTCAGTGTTGTCGTAGAGAGAACGGTCAGCGAATTAAATGGTATTGCCTGCTTAAGTTGGGATGAAGTAAAACAAGATAAAAAAGAAATATACTCGACTAGAAGTTTTGGTGAAAGAGTCACTGATTTAACAACGTTAAAATCAGCCTTAGTAACACATGCCGCCATTGTTGGACGAAAACTCAGAAGACAAAAGTCATTAACAAAGCGTATAGTTATTTTTGCGGCCAGCTCGCCACATGAAGATGAGCACTATAAAAAATCACTTCTATATGAGTTTCCCATACCAACATCAGACACCAGCGTTATAGCTAAAGCTGTTTCAGCGGTCATTGATGAAATTTATAAACCGAATACGCGCTTTTATCGCTGCGGTATAGGCGCGGTAGAATTAGAAAGTGAATCATTTCAACAAGCCGATATGTTCTCTGTGAGTGAGGATAAACCTAAGATGATGGCATGCTTAGATACTATAAATAAACGTTATGGTGTAGGAACTTTATCAATAGGCAGTGAAAAGCTAACACAGACTTGGAATATGAAGCGGGCTTTCTTATCGCCACATTATACGACTCGTTGGACAGATATCCCTATAATTAAATGTGATTAA
- a CDS encoding LexA family protein, with protein sequence MFVIPIFIEAGISGFESPAAEYTELGISIDELIIKHPNATFIGLASGQSMQDVGIFDGDLLVVDRAEDVSSGDVVVASYNGSFVCKIIDKTNRLLISASKSYKSVYVSPEDDFKLEGVVTTSIRLHKNKIELSRCLPS encoded by the coding sequence ATGTTCGTTATTCCAATTTTTATTGAGGCAGGGATTTCGGGGTTTGAATCCCCAGCAGCAGAATACACAGAGCTAGGCATTTCTATCGATGAGCTAATTATCAAGCATCCTAACGCCACATTCATAGGGCTGGCCTCAGGTCAATCGATGCAAGATGTAGGGATATTCGATGGAGACTTGCTCGTTGTTGATAGAGCTGAAGATGTAAGTTCAGGCGATGTAGTCGTTGCGAGTTATAATGGGTCGTTTGTTTGTAAAATAATAGATAAAACAAACCGACTGCTAATCTCAGCATCCAAAAGCTACAAATCCGTTTATGTTTCACCTGAAGACGACTTTAAGCTCGAAGGTGTAGTCACGACCAGTATCCGCTTACACAAAAACAAAATAGAGCTCAGTCGATGTTTGCCCTCGTAG
- a CDS encoding tyrosine-type recombinase/integrase → MKPELNHNATGVKRPFKLEEIWRIRTRIEIQNNLMQLALLNLAIDSKLRSCDLLSLKVRDVTTLDQVFERVQLTQKKTGIEVQFEITPRTQHSIIHWIQEVKLQPSDYLFRSIRRSNQPISYSYYRSIIRSWAEQLGLDSDLYGTHSMRRTKATLVYARTKNIRAVQLLLGHTKIDNTIRYLGIEIEDAIKISRETDC, encoded by the coding sequence ATGAAACCAGAACTAAACCACAATGCTACTGGTGTGAAACGTCCTTTCAAGCTTGAAGAGATTTGGCGTATTCGCACTCGAATTGAGATTCAAAACAACTTGATGCAATTAGCTTTACTTAATTTGGCTATAGATAGCAAGCTAAGATCATGTGACTTACTCTCTTTAAAAGTTCGAGACGTCACTACTCTCGATCAAGTATTTGAAAGGGTTCAATTAACGCAGAAGAAAACTGGGATCGAAGTTCAATTTGAGATAACTCCGAGAACACAACACAGTATTATCCATTGGATTCAAGAAGTTAAATTGCAACCCAGTGATTATTTGTTTCGGAGTATACGTCGCTCTAATCAACCAATAAGCTATTCATATTACAGGTCTATCATCAGGAGCTGGGCTGAGCAATTAGGACTTGATTCTGACCTTTATGGAACTCACTCAATGCGAAGAACCAAAGCGACTTTGGTTTATGCTCGAACCAAAAATATACGTGCCGTTCAGTTACTACTTGGTCATACAAAAATTGATAACACCATCAGATATTTGGGAATAGAGATTGAAGACGCCATTAAAATATCGAGAGAAACCGATTGTTGA